The Streptomyces sp. R28 region TACGGCTGCTCGGCAGCAGCGTTCGAGTGGACCCCAAGGTGCCCGCGGGCGCGAAGTACGCGCGGGGCAGGTCGGATGCCCGGTTCCGTGACTACACCGGTCCGATCCAGACCGTCGTCACCAGCACCGGGCAGGACGACACCGGGCTGTTCGAACCCAGCCTGCGCGACGAGCGGTTCCTGCCGTTCGAGGGCGCCGGGGTGATCAGCGAGTGGCAACTGTCCCTGCCGTCCGCCTTCCGTCAGTTCGACTACGAGTCCATCACCGACGTGGTCCTCCACGTGCGCTACACGGCCCGCGACGGCGGCGACAACCTCGCCCGGCCGGCTGTCGGCGAACTCCACGACGCCCTCAAGACCTGGGTGCACGCCGGGGGCGGCAAGGGGCTGTACCGGGTGTTCAGCGCACGCCGGGAGTTCGCCGACGGGTGGAGGCGGTTCCTGATGCCCAACAGCACGCAGGACCCCGAGCTCACCTTCGCCCTGAGCGCCCGCCGCTTCCCCCACCTGTTCGCCGGCTACCCCATCAAGGTGGCGAAACCCAAGGTGGTGCTGGTCCTGTCGCGGGACCTCACCCCCGGCGGCGACCTGCGCTACGTCACCGCTTACGGGGAGGCCGACGCGTCTTTGCCCCTCACCCTCACCGCACCGGACAACCGCCACGACACGGCGGTCCTGAAAGCCGACGCGGCCCTGGAGGGCCAGCCTCGCGGGGCCTTCACCGGCCTGGACGGACACGTTCACGACACGGACCAGCCCTGGACCGTCACTGTGTCCCGCGAGCAGATCGGCGCCCTGCCTCCCGTCCTCGTCCGCGACGGCCTCCTGCACCCGGACGCGGTGGTGGACCTGCTGCTGGTCTGGGAGTACCAGGTGGACCCCGGCCCACAGGACCCCGATGCCCGCACGCCGTAGCCCCGACACCCCCGACCACCTCCATGCCCGTACCCGCCGATCCGCGGAGGAAAGCGATGCCACGAACCAGTCCCCTCACCGCCGTCGCCGGCCTGCCCGCCCCTGCCTCCGCCGAGGCCGCCCCCGCGCTGGCGGCAGAGGGCAGTTGGGCGCCCGCCGGTGACCTGCCGCAGTCCGGGTACTTCGCGCTGCCGGACGCCGCGGCGGTCGTGCTCGGCGAGGCGTACGGCCACCGGGTGCTGATCGCGGGCGGCGAGGACGCGGCCCGTACGGCGCAGCGCGGTGTGGCGCTCTTCGACCCGATCGAGAAGAAGTGGGAGCCGACCGGCTCGCTGTCGGTGGCCCGACGGCTGCACAGCACGACGAAACTCGCCGACGGCCGCGTCCTCGTGGTGGGCGGGCTCACCGGCCCCTTCACCCGCCCCTTCGCCCCGCTCTCTTCCGCCGAGATCTACGACCCCGGCACCAAGACTTGGAAGACCACCGGCGGAGCCCTGCACGAGGCCCGCTTCTCCCACTCCGCGATCGCGCTGGGCGACGGCCGTGTGCTCGTCACCGGAGGTCTCGCACCGCGCGACGCACTCACCGAGATGTCCCTGTCCTCCGCAGAGATCTACGACCCCGTCAAGGACGAGTGGACCCAGGTCCCGCCCATGCACGACGCCCGCAGCGGCCACCCCACGGTCGCCCTCGACCGCGGCCGGGTCCTGGTCGTGGGCGGCATGCTCGCCATCGGCCGCGGGCTCTACACCGCCCTGGCGTTCTGCGAGGTGTACGACCCCGCGGCCGGCCCCGAACGGCACCTGGACCCCGACCGGGAGCCTCCAACTGGCCCGCAAGGCCCACGAGGCGGTCCGGCTGGGCGACGGATCGGTCCTGGTCACCGGAGGGGACAGCACGGGCGCGCTGCACGACTGGACGTACAACGCCTACAGCCAGTGGGTCAGCGAGCGGTACAACCCGGCGAACGGCACCTGGAGCGAGGCCGAGTCGATGTCGGTCGGCCGTAGTCACCATCGAGCCGTCGCCCTGCGCTCCGGCAAGGTGCTGGTGATCGGCGGCACGGAGGACGCCACGTTCGACGTCGGTTACCAGAACGCCGAGATCTACGACCCGTCAGTCGGCCCGCGGGGCACCTGGACCTCGACCGGCGGCATGGTCACCGGCCGCTGGGCCGGCGTGGTGGCGGAACTCGAGGACGGCCGCGTGCTCACCGCCGGAGGGCTGATCCGTTCCGGCGCGGCGTCCCCGGACAGCGCGGACGTCGTGACCGCCGCATCCGAACTCTTCACGGCCTGACGACCGACGACGGAAGCAGAACCTACAAGGAGCAAGGGTCATGACACGTTCGAGCGCCCTGGTCGGGGGTGGGTTGCCGTCCGTCGCCGCGGGGTCGGCCGTCGGTGGCTGGACCACCGTCGGCCCGCTGCCGTCGCCGCGGCAATGGCCGTCCTCGCAAGAGAGTGCAGTGCTGCTGGACGACGGGACGGCGCTGGCCGCCGGGGGCGCGGTGGTCCGCGGCACCGGCACCGGGGAGTGCCTGCTCTTCGACCCCAAGAGCCGCAGCTGGCAGCCCACCGCAGGAATGGCACAGCCCCGGCTGCTGCACTCCCTGACCAAGCTGGAGGACGGCAAGGTCCTCGCGGTGGGCGGCATGCCGCAGACGGACAGCCTGCCGTTCACGTACCTCGCCACCGCCGAGCTCTACGACCCGGCCCGCAAGACCTGGACCTCGGCCGGAAAGCTCGCCATTCCCCGCGCCCTGCACACCGCGACCTTGCTCCCGGGCGGAAAGGTGCTGGTGGCGGGCGGCACCGGCGACCAGACCCCTGGCGTACGGCGCAACCTGCGCTCGGCCGAGGTGTACGACCCGGGCTCCCGCACCTGGACCGAGGTCGAGCCGATGACCGACGCCCGCTCGGACCACCGCGCGGTCCGGCTGACCGACGGCCGGGTGCTGCTGGTCGGCGGCTACGCGGGCGCGGACCTCTATCTGCATGTACCCCAGTCGTTCTGCGAGCTGTACGACCCGGTGACCGGCTCCTGGGCCCCGACCGGAAGCCTCCGCCTGCCCCGCGGCGGTCACCAGGCCACGCCGCTGGTCGACGGCACGGTCCTCGTCACCGGCGGATTCGCCGTCACCATGCGCCGGGCACGGATGTACTCCGCGCACAGTCTGTGGCAGACCGAGCTCTACAACCCGGGCTCCGGCCTGTGGACGCCGAGCGGCAACATGCCCACCGGCCGATCCGGCCACCGCGCGGTGCCGCTGCGCTCGGGCCGGGTCCTGGTCCTGGGCGGGACGGACGCGGCCACCAGTGACGTGGGGTACGCCGCCGCCATCGTGTACGACCCGAGGACCCGCGCCTGGACCCCAGCCGCCGGACTGGCCACCGGTCGCTTCTACTGCTCCGCGACCCTGCTGGCGACGGAACGGTGCTGGCCGCCGGGGGAACCGTACGGTCGGGCATGGCGGATCCGGTCTACGCCCGGGACCTCCTGTCCGGCACCAGCGAACTCTTCACCGAATAGGGGGAGTCGGGGGAGTGCGGTCAGTGCGGCGACAGCTGATCTCTCGCCCGCAGCACCGCATCGGTCAGCAGCCGCAGCGAGGCCGCCTCGTCCGTGATCGCACAGAGCGCGGCGACGACGGCACCGCGGCGGTCGTGTACGGGAGCCGCCACGCACCGCACGCCGTCCACGACATCGCCGTGGTCGACGGCGAACCCGGCGTCCCGGATCCGCGCCGCCTCCCGCGACCAGGACCCGGTCGTCTCGAGCACCGGCAGCCCAGGCCGCACACCCGAATTACCCGCTCCGGCGACGAGCACCTTCCCGGCGGCGGTGTTCCAGGGAAAGGTCATGCCGCTGCGCACGGGCAGGACGGCCTCCAACTCGCCGGGCGCCGTCGCGGCGGCCATCGTACGGCCCTCCTCCAGCACGAACAGAGCCGCCGTCGCCCCGGTCCGCCCGCGCCAGTTCGCGCACCGGTCTGCGGGCCGCCGCCAGCAGCCCCGGGGAGGGCTGCCAGCTCGCGCCCAGCCGGAAGATCCGCGGCCCCATCCGGAACACCCCGCCGGACCGCTCCACCGCGCCCAGCTCCACCAGCTGCTCCAAGAGCCTGCGCGCTGTGGTCTTCGGCAGACCCGCGGCGGTGGCCAAGGTGGTCAACCGCGCCTGGCCGACCTGCTCCATGGCGTCGAGCAGCGCGAACGCCCCTTCCAGCACCCCACGTCCAGCCCCCGGCGAATTGCTTGTCCCCACTGCCGAATCCTTTTCCGCGCAGCAACCCAACTAACCGGCTCATTACGGGTCAGCAAAGCACTTTGCCATACACAGGAGATAAATGAAGCTGTGCCATCTTGAAGTAGCTGGGGTCAGGGTGCGTGCTGACACCAAGTCAGGTCTCGCAGGCCGGACTGCGCTCGGTTGCGAGGCGTTTCTGCCCCTCGGGCATGGGCAGGACCGCCAGTGCGGTGTCTGCGATGTTCCGCAGCGTCTCCGGGTCCAGGCCGGCCTTGCCTACCGCCTCGATACCGCGGACCACCGTCAGCAGCAGTGCCGCCAACCGCTCCGGATCCGCCGCGCTGTCGATGTCGCCGTGGCGCTGGGCGGCGCTGATCTCCGTCCGCAGCAGGGTCAGCAGCGCATTCATGGTCTCGGCCGACCGCCTGGCGACCGTCGGATCGTGCTGGGCCAGTTCGGACGCGCCCTTGGCCAACAGGCACCCGCGGCGCTCGGTGTCGGAGGCGGGTTCTCCGCCATCAGGTGCACGTATCCCGACAGCCGGGCCAAGGCCTCTGCGTCCGGGCCACCTGCCAGCCGCCCTTCGGCCACCTCGACGACTGCGGTGCACCAGTCGCCGAACACACGGTGGAACAGCTTGCCCTTGTCGCCGAATGCGCCGTACAGGCTGCCCTTGCCGAGGCCGGTCGCCTGGGCGATGTCGTCCATCCGGGTTCCCGCATAGCCGGTCGCCCAGAACTGTTCCCGGGCCCGCTCCAGGACTTGGCGTTCGTCGAATGCGCGTGGTCTCGGCATGCTCTCAGCGTATCCATTCTTGACTGGATCGTCCATTACTGCCTACGTTATGGACGATCGATTCCATAACTGAAGGGGTTCGACATGCCAGGCGTGCTGCAGGAGAAGGTGGCCGTGATCACCGGAGGGACCAGCGGGATCGGGCTGGCCATCGCCCACCGCTTCGTCCGGGAGGGCGCACGGGTCTTCGTGACCGGCCGGGACATCGACCGCCTCGAAGCGGCAGTCAAGGAGATGGGTGCAGCGGCCACCGGCGTACGATCCGACGTCTCGGTCCTGGCCGACCTGGACACGCTCTACGCGCGAGTCCGCGAGGAGGCCGGACGCATCGACGTGCTGGTGGCCAACGCGGGTATCGTCGCGGACGCCGCGCTCGGCGCCCACACCGAGGCGAACGTCGACCGCACTCTCGCCGTCAACGTCAAGGGCACACTATTCACCGTCCAGAAGGCGCTTCCGCTGCTGGCGGAGAACGCCTCCATCCTGGTCGTCGGCTCGAGCAACAGCGTGCGGCCCAATGAGCAACTCGAGGTCTACAGCGCCTCGAAGGCGGCGGTGAGCAACCTCGTGCACAACTGGGCCCGGCAGTCACGGGAGCGCCGATTCCGGGTCAACGTGCTCAGCCCGGGACCCACGCGGACCCCTGGCCTGCTGGGCGCCGCGGGGCCGGACGTCGACCAGTTCGCCGAGGCCGTCGTGCCACTGGGGCGGCTGGCCGACGTCGAGGAAATCGCCGAGGCCGCCCTCTTCCTGGCTTCGGACGCCTCGTCGTTCGTCACCGGCGCCGAACTCTTCGCCGACGGCGGCTACACCCGGGCCTGAACGACGGTCGGTGGTGCGCATCCGGTTCCCTCGAAGCGACGGGGCGCACTCCCGGCCGCGCGCGTGCGTCGTACGAGGCCCAGTGCGCCCGAAGCGACGAGATCGTGGCCGCGGCCTCTTTGGATGACGTATCCCGTCGTCCCGCCAGGCAGTGAAGTGGTGGTGCGTCGCGCTCTTTTGTGGCTCATCGCAGTAGAGGGTGTAGTCGGGGTCTGTCGGTTTTCGAGATCGCCGACAGGGATTCAGGCTCGGCTGCACTCCTGTCCGAGCGCGACGAGACGTGCGCCGCGGAACGAGCTATGCACCCGCGTTGTCCTCCCGCAGGGAATGGATCATCCTCTGCAGGATCCGGAACGCCTCTGACTGCTCGGTCTCGGTCAGGCCGGCCAGCATTCTGGCCTCGACGGACCGGACGGCTGCGCTCGCCTTCTCAAGGCTTCGTCGGCCGCGAGGCGTGAGCCGCGTGGGAAGCACCTTCCCGACGGGTGCCTCCGCGGGCCTGGTCACGTAGCCGTCTCGTTCCAGGGCCTGGAGTAGCACGTTCATCGTCTGCCGTGTCACGAACGCGCCCCGCGCGAGCTCGGAGTTCGACAAGCCCGGTCGTTGCGCCAGCAGCTCGAGGCAGGAGTAGTGCGTCACGCTCATCCCGAGCGGCCGCAGCACTTCCTCCATGGCCGCGCGCAGCGCGCTCGACGCTTCTTTGAGCAGGTAGCCCAGTGACGTCTCCAGGTCGACGCCGACACCTTCTTGACTCATGTCAGCATTCTGACATAGGTTCATGCGTGTCAGAAAACTGACACGAAAAGAGGGAGCGTCTCACCATGCCCGCCACCGGCCCCGACTTCATCTCGCTCCAAGTGCGCGACCTCGACGCTTCGCAGGCGTTCTACGAGCAGTACCTGGGCCTCGTCCGCTCGCCGGCCGGACCTCCGCACGCCGTCGTCTTCGAGACGAAGCCGATCGCGTTCGCACTCCGCGACGTCATTCCCGGCACCGACCTCGCATCCGTCGCTCAGCCCGGCATCGGTGCCGCGATCTGGCTCCACGCCACCGACGTCCAGGCCATCCACGATGCGCTCGTCGCCGACGGTCACACCATCGTCTCCGCACCGATCGACGGCCCCTTCGGTCGGACCTTCACCTTCGCCGACCCCGACGGCTACCAGGTCACGCTCCACGACCGCGCTTGATCGACCTACGCCACCGGGTGTGGCAGGTGGTGCGGGAGATAGGCCCACTGGCAACCGGTCCGCCCCTGGTAGAGGATCGCGTTCACGATCTCCCGCATGTCGTAGGCGCCCTGAGGACCGCTGGCCGAGCGGTGCCGGTCCTTCCATGCGGTGATCACCGGCTCGATCAACGACCACTGCTCGTCCGGCCGTGGACCGGCAGAGTCCGCCTCGCCGCCACACGATGAGGCGACAGCGGACCCGCTCCAAGACTCATGAACGGCCCAGTCAGTCCCTTGGCCTCCGGTGTTGGGTTCGGGGCGGCGAAGGTGGCCGGTTCACTTGCCGACCAGGCCCATGTGGGTCTCGTTGTAGCGGTCACCGTGCACACCGAGGCGACTTGCTGTCGCGTCCAGGTCCGCCCGCTCGTCGGCGGAGAGAGCAACGTGTGTGGCGGCGGCGTTCTCCTCGACCCGCTCGATACGGCGGGTGCCGGGGATCGGGACGATCGAGGGGTGCTGGGCGAGCAGCCAGGCCAGGGCCACCTGTCCCGGGCTGGCGTTCTTTGCCTGTGCCAGGGCGGCGACGTGGTCGACCAGTGCCTGGTTGGCGGCGCGGTTGGTCTCGCTGAAGCGGGGGATCGTGGTGCGGACGTCGCCGTCGGAGAAGGAGGTGGCGGCGTCGACGGTGCCGGTGAGGAACCCCTTGCCGAGCGGGCTGAACGGCACGAAGCCGATGCCCAGTTCGGTCAGTGTCGGCAGGACCTCGGGCTCGGGGTCGCGGGTCCACAGTGAGTATTCGCTCTGTACGGCCGTCAACGGGTGGACCGCGTGGGCCCGGCGGATCGTGGACGCCGCCGCCTCGGACAGACCGAAGTGCCGCACCTTGCCCGCCTGCACCAGCTCACCGACGGCGCCTGCCACCTCTTCGATCGGCACGTCCGGGTCCACCCGGTGCTGGTAGAAGAGGTCGATCGTCTCCGTGCGCAGCCGGCGCAGCGAGGCGTCGGCGACACGCCGGATCTGCTCGGGACGGCTGTCGAGGCCGGTCGACGTGCCGTTCTCGATGCGCCAGCCGAACTTCGTCGCCGGCACGACCTGGTCCCGCACCGGAGACAGGGCCTCGCCTACGAGTTCCTCGTTCACGTAGGGGCCGTAGACCTCTGCGGTGTCGAAGAACGTGACGCCGACGTCGACGGCGGCGCGCAGCACGCCGATCATGTCCGTGCGACTGCCCGGATTGGGGCCGTAGCTCTGGGACATGCCCATGCAGCCCAGGCCGATGACCGACACCTGCAGCCCCTGTCCCAACGTACGGGTGTGCATGTCGATCTCCTCTCTCGGTACTGGCCCAAGTCGGTGGTGAGAGCCGCGAGCGGCTGGTTCATAGGCTCGTGTATCCGCCGTCGACGGGCAGCGCGACGCCGACGACGAAGCCGGCGGCGTCGCTGCACAGCCAGAGTGCGGCGGCGGCGACTTCTTCGGCTGTGCCGAGCCGTCCGATGGGCTGCTGCTTCATGATCTCGGCCATGGCTTCGGCCTGGCCTTCGAGCATGTCGGCGACCATCGGGGTGTCGATGACGCCGGGGCACACGGCGTTGATACGGATGCCCTTGGCGGCGTACTCGACCGCGGCACTCTTCGTCAGGCTGATCACCCCGTGCTTGGACGCGTGGTACGCGGCACGCTGGGGCAGACCGACCAGGCCGCCGAGGGAGGAGCAGTTGACGATCGCTCCGGAGCCCTGGGTGCGCATCTGACGCAGCTCGTGCTTCTGCGCGGCCCACACGCCGCGGAGGTTGACGGCGTTGACGTGGTCGAACTCCTCCGCGCTCTCCTCGGCGGCGTCGCACGGCGGGGCCTGGATGCCGGCGTTGTTGAAGGCCATGTCCAGGCGACCGAAGGCGCTCACCGCGCGTTCGACCATCGCGGCTGCCTGACGTTCGTCGGTGACGTCGCAGGCGACACCGAGGGCCTGGTGGCCGGCGTCGGTCAGGTCCTTGGCAGCCTTCTCGACGGCGCTCTGGTTGATGTCGGCCAGGACGACGGCGGCGCCGGCCTCGGCGAAGGCACGGGCCGCGGCCAGGCCCATCCCGGAGGCCGCACCGGTGACCAGCGCGACCTGGCCCGCGAAGTCGTACTGCGGATTCACTGCAGAATCTCTTTCGCGTAAGCGGCCGGGCCTTCACCCGGCCCGGCAGGGCGTGGACGCCGTCCGGTGGCCGGGCAACCCGATATCCACGCCCACGCACACGCCCACGCCCACGCCCAGGTACGGGCCCCGGGTTCAGGGGCGGAGGAGGACCTTGACGGCCCGCCGCTCGTCCATGGCCCGGTACCCCTCGGCCACCTCGGACAGGGGCAGTTCGAGGTCGAA contains the following coding sequences:
- a CDS encoding Kelch repeat-containing protein encodes the protein MPRTSPLTAVAGLPAPASAEAAPALAAEGSWAPAGDLPQSGYFALPDAAAVVLGEAYGHRVLIAGGEDAARTAQRGVALFDPIEKKWEPTGSLSVARRLHSTTKLADGRVLVVGGLTGPFTRPFAPLSSAEIYDPGTKTWKTTGGALHEARFSHSAIALGDGRVLVTGGLAPRDALTEMSLSSAEIYDPVKDEWTQVPPMHDARSGHPTVALDRGRVLVVGGMLAIGRGLYTALAFCEVYDPAAGPERHLDPDREPPTGPQGPRGGPAGRRIGPGHRRGQHGRAARLDVQRLQPVGQRAVQPGERHLERGRVDVGRP
- a CDS encoding Kelch repeat-containing protein codes for the protein MTRSSALVGGGLPSVAAGSAVGGWTTVGPLPSPRQWPSSQESAVLLDDGTALAAGGAVVRGTGTGECLLFDPKSRSWQPTAGMAQPRLLHSLTKLEDGKVLAVGGMPQTDSLPFTYLATAELYDPARKTWTSAGKLAIPRALHTATLLPGGKVLVAGGTGDQTPGVRRNLRSAEVYDPGSRTWTEVEPMTDARSDHRAVRLTDGRVLLVGGYAGADLYLHVPQSFCELYDPVTGSWAPTGSLRLPRGGHQATPLVDGTVLVTGGFAVTMRRARMYSAHSLWQTELYNPGSGLWTPSGNMPTGRSGHRAVPLRSGRVLVLGGTDAATSDVGYAAAIVYDPRTRAWTPAAGLATGRFYCSATLLATERCWPPGEPYGRAWRIRSTPGTSCPAPANSSPNRGSRGSAVSAATADLSPAAPHRSAAAARPPRP
- a CDS encoding IclR family transcriptional regulator C-terminal domain-containing protein gives rise to the protein MAAATAPGELEAVLPVRSGMTFPWNTAAGKVLVAGAGNSGVRPGLPVLETTGSWSREAARIRDAGFAVDHGDVVDGVRCVAAPVHDRRGAVVAALCAITDEAASLRLLTDAVLRARDQLSPH
- a CDS encoding helix-turn-helix domain-containing protein, which codes for MEQVGQARLTTLATAAGLPKTTARRLLEQLVELGAVERSGGVFRMGPRIFRLGASWQPSPGLLAAARRPVRELARADRGDGGSVRAGGGPYDGRRDGARRVGGRPARAQRHDLSLEHRRREGARRRSG
- a CDS encoding SDR family NAD(P)-dependent oxidoreductase, translating into MPGVLQEKVAVITGGTSGIGLAIAHRFVREGARVFVTGRDIDRLEAAVKEMGAAATGVRSDVSVLADLDTLYARVREEAGRIDVLVANAGIVADAALGAHTEANVDRTLAVNVKGTLFTVQKALPLLAENASILVVGSSNSVRPNEQLEVYSASKAAVSNLVHNWARQSRERRFRVNVLSPGPTRTPGLLGAAGPDVDQFAEAVVPLGRLADVEEIAEAALFLASDASSFVTGAELFADGGYTRA
- a CDS encoding MarR family winged helix-turn-helix transcriptional regulator, with translation MSQEGVGVDLETSLGYLLKEASSALRAAMEEVLRPLGMSVTHYSCLELLAQRPGLSNSELARGAFVTRQTMNVLLQALERDGYVTRPAEAPVGKVLPTRLTPRGRRSLEKASAAVRSVEARMLAGLTETEQSEAFRILQRMIHSLREDNAGA
- a CDS encoding VOC family protein, giving the protein MPATGPDFISLQVRDLDASQAFYEQYLGLVRSPAGPPHAVVFETKPIAFALRDVIPGTDLASVAQPGIGAAIWLHATDVQAIHDALVADGHTIVSAPIDGPFGRTFTFADPDGYQVTLHDRA
- a CDS encoding aldo/keto reductase, translated to MHTRTLGQGLQVSVIGLGCMGMSQSYGPNPGSRTDMIGVLRAAVDVGVTFFDTAEVYGPYVNEELVGEALSPVRDQVVPATKFGWRIENGTSTGLDSRPEQIRRVADASLRRLRTETIDLFYQHRVDPDVPIEEVAGAVGELVQAGKVRHFGLSEAAASTIRRAHAVHPLTAVQSEYSLWTRDPEPEVLPTLTELGIGFVPFSPLGKGFLTGTVDAATSFSDGDVRTTIPRFSETNRAANQALVDHVAALAQAKNASPGQVALAWLLAQHPSIVPIPGTRRIERVEENAAATHVALSADERADLDATASRLGVHGDRYNETHMGLVGK
- a CDS encoding glucose 1-dehydrogenase, whose translation is MNPQYDFAGQVALVTGAASGMGLAAARAFAEAGAAVVLADINQSAVEKAAKDLTDAGHQALGVACDVTDERQAAAMVERAVSAFGRLDMAFNNAGIQAPPCDAAEESAEEFDHVNAVNLRGVWAAQKHELRQMRTQGSGAIVNCSSLGGLVGLPQRAAYHASKHGVISLTKSAAVEYAAKGIRINAVCPGVIDTPMVADMLEGQAEAMAEIMKQQPIGRLGTAEEVAAAALWLCSDAAGFVVGVALPVDGGYTSL